The genomic DNA TAATGGGCTTCGTCGGTAAAGTGAACATTTTGCAAAAGCTGTTCATGACTCAAAAGATAATTCAAAATCCACACGCATTCACGGCGCTTCAATTTGTACCGCTTGAGGAACCACCTTACGAAGTCCTTTTTGGCGGCGACAGGAATCATGGCCGTCATGTCACACCTCCTCGTCATTTTGCGCTTCTAAGAAAGCTCTCCAATACTCATTTTCAGGATGAATCGAAACCAGCTCTTTGATGATTACAATGGCTTCACGCTGTTTACCTTCTTCAAGAAGAAACTTTGCGAAGTTGTCAAGAAACTCCTGATCATCCTTCATCCCAATATATGCTTGACGGTAGAATGCATATGCATCCTCATATTGTTCACTTCGCTCATGCGCATAGGCCGTAAACGCAGCCAGTAATGGAATCGCACTCTGCTCATCCTTCGCATAGCCAAGTAAATCAAGCAGTGCTTCGTCTTGCTCTCTCTCATTATACAAAGAGGCTAGCGTCACAAGCGCCTCAATATATTCTGGATCAAGCGCAAGCGCCTCTTTCAAATGAACTTCTGCCGCTTCCGGCAAACCTAATTTCAAAGCAGATTTTCCAGCAGTCAACTGCAACTCTTTATCGAATTCGTCTCTCCGAATCCCTTTGTTGAACATGTCATAGGCTTTTTTATCATCCCCAGCCATGGACAATGCCTGCCCCGCCAACATGTAGGCTGAGAAATAATCTGGATCCATCTCTAGCAAGCGCTCAAGCAACGTGATAGACCTTTCCGCTTGGCCTGTTTGATAATAAGCAAATGCCGCTCCGAAAAGCGTGTCAGGCATCGTGTTCTCTTGGAGCATATCCTCATAATAAGGAATGGCTTCCTCATAAGCAGCTCCAGCACTATACGTTTCTGCCAGCCTCGCAAGGATACTGACACCACCGATTTCATCGGTTTCATCATGCAACTCAAGGTAGAGACGAGTAGCTTCCCCGTATTTCCCCGCATCGAGGAGCAGCTCTGCATAAGCAAATCGAATAACCAGTTCATGCGGTAATAACGCATGAGCTTCTTTGATTTTGCCGAGAGCCGCTTCCGCCATTCCTGACATTTGATAATAATCCGCCAACGCCATCAACGCTTGGACATATTCCTCGTCATCTGGATGCACGTCTGTCAACAATAGTAACGCTTCGTCTTCTTCTCCAAGCTCTAGCAACGTGCCCGCACGGTCTATTTTCAACTGCGCTTCGTCTGGCATATGCAACAGCAATGTCTCATACAGACGATCCGCTTCGCCGATAAATCCATAGTCTACAAACACGCCCGCCGCTTCGTAAAGCAAATCAAAGTCTGTCGACTCATTCAATTGTTCAACGATGCGACCTAATGTTTCAACCTCCCCTTCGAGTATAGCCCTTTCAATTTCCTGTAACTGTCCCATATTTTCACCTGTTCTTTCACAATGTATACATCAGTTCATTATCTATGTATATTTGTTCTAAAAGCAAGCTTTTCGAGGTCTTCAAAGAAACCAGGATAGGAAATATTAATACACGAAGGATCTTCAATTTCAATTGAACCGGACGCTGCAAGCGATGCAATGGCTGCCATCATGCCGATTCGATGATCGCCGTAAGAAGCGAGTGTGCCACCTGTTAAAGCAGTCGGCCCATGAATAATCATGCCATCTTCAGTCTCTTCAATCTGTGCACCTAACTTCTTCAGTTCCGTTGTCACCGCTGTAATTCGGTCTGTCTCTTTAACGCGTAGCTCTGCGGCATCTTTAATAACCGTATTCCCTGTCGCTTGCGTCGCCAACAATGCGATAACCGGCAATTCGTCAATAAGTCTCGGAATGAGATCTCCGCTAATTTCCGTCGCGCGTAATCCATCATGTGAGATAGTAACCGTACCAAACGGTTCACCTAGCCCCGTCGATTGTTCAACAATGTCAATTTTAGCTCCCATATTTTCCAACACATCGAGAATACCTGTCCGTGTCGGATTAAGCCCTACATCCTTAAATGTCACGGAACTGCCTTCTGTCATCGCCGCTGCTACCATAAAGAACGCCGCAGATGAAATATCGCCGGGTACGCGGACATCTGTCCCCGTAAGCACACTGCCACCTTGTACACGAACTGTCCGCCCTTCTCTTTGAATCGCTACGCCAAATTGCTCTAACATCCGTTCTGTATGATCACGGGACACAGTTTGCTCACTAACAGATGTTTCGCCTTCTGCATTGAGTCCCGCAAAAAGAATCGCCGACTTCACTTGAGCACTTGCAATCGGCATCGCATAATCCATTGCCGTCAGTTGCCCACCGGTAATCGTTAGTGGCAGTAAGTTACTATCCGACTCCCCTTCAATCGATGCATTCATCGACTTCAATGGCACCGATACGCGGTTCATAGGGCGTTTGGATAAATATTCATCTCCCGTCAAAACAGAAGTAACATGTGAACCAGCCAAGATGCCAAGCATCAAACGCGCTGTCGTACCCGAATTACCAGCGTATAGCTCTTCCTTTGGTGACTGCCAACTATGCATGCCTGGACTTTCCACCGTCACGTTTGTACCATTGCGTTCAATTGTGACACCTAATTGTTGAAAGATATCAATAGTCCGCAAGCAATCTTCCCCATCAAGAAAACCTGTAATCGTCGTTTTCCCTTTCGCGATTGAACCGAGCATAACTGCACGGTGTGAGATCGATTTATCACCTGGTACAGCTATTTCACCCGTTAATACTGGTTTATTGAATTCCACTGTTTTCGTTTCTACCAAAAAAAGCCCCCCTCATCAAATATGTGCCACATATAAAAGTCAAAGATTTTTGCTATATAGATTGAACTAAAGAATCTAACTACCCTCTGATTTCCGTTCGGAGCGGACGCTTTCCGCGGGCACAGCTTCAACCAAGCGAACAG from Sporosarcina sp. FSL K6-1522 includes the following:
- a CDS encoding tetratricopeptide repeat protein; this translates as MGQLQEIERAILEGEVETLGRIVEQLNESTDFDLLYEAAGVFVDYGFIGEADRLYETLLLHMPDEAQLKIDRAGTLLELGEEDEALLLLTDVHPDDEEYVQALMALADYYQMSGMAEAALGKIKEAHALLPHELVIRFAYAELLLDAGKYGEATRLYLELHDETDEIGGVSILARLAETYSAGAAYEEAIPYYEDMLQENTMPDTLFGAAFAYYQTGQAERSITLLERLLEMDPDYFSAYMLAGQALSMAGDDKKAYDMFNKGIRRDEFDKELQLTAGKSALKLGLPEAAEVHLKEALALDPEYIEALVTLASLYNEREQDEALLDLLGYAKDEQSAIPLLAAFTAYAHERSEQYEDAYAFYRQAYIGMKDDQEFLDNFAKFLLEEGKQREAIVIIKELVSIHPENEYWRAFLEAQNDEEV
- the aroA gene encoding 3-phosphoshikimate 1-carboxyvinyltransferase, yielding MVETKTVEFNKPVLTGEIAVPGDKSISHRAVMLGSIAKGKTTITGFLDGEDCLRTIDIFQQLGVTIERNGTNVTVESPGMHSWQSPKEELYAGNSGTTARLMLGILAGSHVTSVLTGDEYLSKRPMNRVSVPLKSMNASIEGESDSNLLPLTITGGQLTAMDYAMPIASAQVKSAILFAGLNAEGETSVSEQTVSRDHTERMLEQFGVAIQREGRTVRVQGGSVLTGTDVRVPGDISSAAFFMVAAAMTEGSSVTFKDVGLNPTRTGILDVLENMGAKIDIVEQSTGLGEPFGTVTISHDGLRATEISGDLIPRLIDELPVIALLATQATGNTVIKDAAELRVKETDRITAVTTELKKLGAQIEETEDGMIIHGPTALTGGTLASYGDHRIGMMAAIASLAASGSIEIEDPSCINISYPGFFEDLEKLAFRTNIHR